Within the Marinitoga litoralis genome, the region TTCCATTTATTCTTACCATCTCTTCTTTTAAGTGACTGAAGAAACTTTCTGCTGGTCCATTATCTTGTGGCGTTCCTTTCCTTGACATGCTTTGAATTATTCCCGCTTCTTTTAACTTCTTTGCTGTAAGTATGTGTGTGAATTGAAATCCTCTATCTGTATGTAATATGCTCCCTTCTTTGTATCTCCCGCTTTCTATCCACCTTTCTATCGCGGTTATTACTAGTTTCATATTGTTCTTATTTCGTATTCTACTATCTCGTTGTTGTACAGGTCTTGAATTATCATTAAGTATAGTTTCCCATCTCTCGCTGTAATTTCTGTTATGTCGCTCACAAACTTTTCGTTTGCTTGGTTGCTTTTGAAGTTCCTTTTCAATTTGTCTTCTTCTATACTTTGGCTTTCAAAAACTAACTTCCTCATGTTGTTTTTCTTCCTTATCTTCGCTGCTAATCCCTGCTCTTTCATTAATCTATAAACTCTCTTGTGATTTATCTTTCCCTTTTCAGTACTATTGTTATTCGCCTGTATCCGTAGATCCCTTTGTACTCATTGTATATATTTTTAATTTCTTCTTTGATTTCACGCTCTTTCTCCTCCGATTTTATTATTCGGTAATATGTACTTCTTGAAATATTTGCTACT harbors:
- a CDS encoding IS3 family transposase; the protein is MKLVITAIERWIESGRYKEGSILHTDRGFQFTHILTAKKLKEAGIIQSMSRKGTPQDNGPAESFFSHLKEEMVRINGSKKKEEYVKMIEEYIRFYNEKRYQRRLKNMAPVEYRSHAL